Genomic window (Helianthus annuus cultivar XRQ/B chromosome 3, HanXRQr2.0-SUNRISE, whole genome shotgun sequence):
cgagataggagtcaagtatcatactgatattcatGTACTactaagttcacacatagtaaggcagaacccttctcacgctcgataagcctcactgggacttgcatgcaccccgcgttattattaagtgtgcacccataataataaggcgatttgcatgcttatctcagtgcctcttagcttgcgctcaaagtttcccccgttcaaacaacacaacagatggtatcacaggtctatggttcGCATAattcgaagagtagtgtcacactatcaagtcactatggtgtttcATGTCTCATTTCATATATGTGTTGTGAGTGTGTGTGACTGCTaggcaagtaatgtataaagtgagggagaaacgaaccttgcaatctggagctgagtgtcatgatcgatcttcgaagttgtttggttatagtctggttttataaaacgttttaaaacctagttcactataaccagtggctctgataccaaactgtaacacccccaaaataccacctgcggaaaccccgcgaggcgtgttacacatcagagtctgagccaccaatcacgttgaaccaaggataatatttaaataaaacatgtcattaattgccaagattaaatgtcaaacataatatccATTCACAAAGAtttatatagcggaagcatatgataagtcgtttagcaattgtttcataataaaactcaaaaccaatgtatcaattataaataatcaaatagcttcgatccatgaccactccagcactcccagatagcaagtccatgtcctaaggttaacgacctacaagcatgcaaacaagtgtgttagactacgctggtgagttcaaggttttgttaacgtgttgagttaccagatgtaagTTAATGCGagtcaatgttgcgttacgatgttgctcatgttagataccctagggagtgtgcccatgtgtatccggggagtgggtaccccttacgactgattgctatgttgccttcgttagataccctagggagtgtgcccatatgtatccgaggagtgtgcctctaacaaccatagtcctacccagataattagttcacgcccgtccttacggcccggtgtgaggtttcccacctaatagcgctatcaactaattacccccattgccctctaggcaataaccaaaaccgattaagttgtttacccaatgtttcccttccaaatgtttacccgttgtcccaaaccaccgggacgcatgcttgagaaaatgcaatgaactcacctttggtttgctcggttggattatttacttgtttaacagttgaCTAAATACGTCCTGTCATGGTTTACCGGTAACTGTTAGTTTCAGTTTCGCATCACTTAATCATAGTTTCCTTATACAATTTGCACACAAATTCACTAACTTGAATGTATATATTAACATAAATTCACTAACTTGCATGCATATGTTACCCATGAGTTCACTACTTGTATGCATATATTAACATAATTTCATTAGCTTGTATGGTCGGCCAAACCAAGATAATATTCAATACATTCACTTATTATCGGCCCAAGGTTGTGATGATTATCATCACATGCTACCTTGGAATACTAACCTGACAACCCTCTTAATAACTTGCATATAATTTCGAGCACTCATACACATGGCCGCAAACTAGCATAgttgttatcatatgtatacctATTTATCAGTTCATCACTATTTCCATCTACAAGACATGATCATCAACAGGAAACAACATCGACCATTTACCAGCCATGCGCATGTTAATTCATATCAGCCCACATTCACACTTATAAGTACTACCCTGTATGCTATTAACATCGTATAGTGACAAGTAGCATGTGTTCACGGAACGTCATAGGCATCGGTTAATCTAGATCATGTCGTCTGCTGTTATGTTGTTCGCTACATAATAAGCGTGATCGAACAACCCAACCGTATCATTTAGTCAACCTCAACATATCATTCAGAGCACAAATAATTTCGTATCACGCGTATAGCCAACTAACAATACTCGACAGTCTATTCTACTAGTCAAGGTAAGATACGGCCCACTCGGTTCAGGCCTGGCCATTCCAGCGACCCGTAGTGCGGCCCAACTCCATGAAAACGTTATTTGTTACACACATGATCCCAGCCCAGATTGCATTTACATGCCCCTATATCCATTAATTATATGTTTAATTTATGTATGAATGTGACCCAACCCTTCACATCGGCCCAGATACGGTGCACAACCTCCCAACCCAATCTCATATACTACAACAATTCCCCCAACAACCACCTATGACTTCTGCTCATATTACACCAGATTCCAATCTGATCGATTACGTAGTTTATTTCAATAACCTGATTATTGGATCATGCTCTAGTTATTTCCTTAACAAGTCATAACAATCTACAAAATCAATTACTCATCAATTACTTCATGTTACAATTAAATCAtagtctaatttttttttttgcaaagtAGTCTTAGATTATTTCTAGGTTGTTCCAGACATCAGCGAATAACAAACAAAATCCTTAGCCTTCACGCAATCAACAAGCAGATTACCAGCACAAATTATCATACTAGTCGAGTTTACATAATACCGCTAAATAAGGACCATCAATCTCATTTAACAACACATATAATAATATCCTGCGATCATGAATGCCAATAGATAAAGACCACTAACCAGAGATGTGACCGAATGAGATGCTActcgagagggggggggggtctggTCTTCGCCGTCGCACACACAAGTAAGAAATAGGGTTTGGTTGTGTTGTAATTTGTGGGATATGCATGATACGTCTGATTGGTTATATTATCAAACAACACAAGTGGGCCGATCACATATTGTTAAATAACACACAGTTGGGCCAAATCAAATAATACATATACACAACACATATGGGCCGATTGGATATTTGCTAACTGATACATAAGTGGCCAAGTCATGTGGGCCGGAGATAAGCCAAACAACTTATGTGATTCGATTAATGTGGGTCGAATTAGGTTACATGTTTCTAGAGCGTATTTGCGGCCCAAAGTGTGCGCGGCCcaaatacgttttcgtttaaccGGTTCCACACAACTAAGAAAAACATGAAAGAGAAATAGCGCGGAATCAAGATTACAAACTAAccttggaagttcgggttgtcacatcatccccaacttgaaagaaatttcgtcctgaaatttggcaAGTAGGCACGAAAGAGTGAGGTGATAATCAGaattgttgcggattttgctcaggtgtgacaGAAATGACTGATAAATGTTATTACTAATCTTCCAGCTTTGCTTTCATCTTCAAACCTTCATTGTTCTCACAATCACCCTGACGCGGTTTAGTTGAAGACTGAGAAGAACAAATATCCACATCATAAACCGCCTCCAAATTGCGCTTCAGCTCATTGTCCAGCATCTTTGAAGAACAACTAATATGAGCTCCAAATGGTGTAGTAAAGATGCTGTTGTTCAAATTGGACATTGGAGTGTCTTCATCAACGACACGGGAAACAGAATCCTGTACAACAAAATTAAAAAGGTAAAATATATAAATGGACATAAATGTTGAATACAAAAAAATAATACAGGTTCAATGAAATAAAAAAGTTGCTTAACAAACCTGGATGTTAACGTTAACAATTGGAGTTGGATTAGAAGCATGAGGACCTAAAGGTTCATCATCAGCAGCCTGTATGCATTCATAAACAACAATACTTATTCATAAGTGGTACAAAAGATTTCTATAACAAAAAAATTAAGTTAACGTGTAGGGTACATATAGAACCTGGTAAACATCAAAAATGAGCATCAAGATCTTTGATGATAGAAGGATTTTCGGTCAACTTCGAAACAGAGTAGCCATCTAATTTCTTATTTATATTAAACGAACCTATGGCTATCTTAAACGCAAACCTCCTGTTTATCAATGCCCTCAGCTCACTCGGAAAATTGCCTTCGCTTGCTAACTGTTACAAATGAGTTAATATATAAGTTAGATACGTAATGGaaaataagaaaatatatatacgtATAAAGAAATTAACATTTAGGAGTTTAACAACTTATATTTGGATACCATAACTTACCTCCATGTTATTATCCAAAAGTTGGTTTGCGTTAACATTTAGGAGTTTAACAACTTCACGTTCAAACAACGTCAAAGTAACAATCCCGGTACAATCCTGAACACGAATAAGCAGTTTTATCCtaaaaaattaacaaaataagATGGTGTTAATAATCAGTATGTTTTATAATATAGCAACAACTGATTCAAGTAATTTCACCTGGGAACAGAGACAACTGTCCTTTTATTGCACCGATCAGTTTGGCATTCCAAGACAGTTACTTCATCATATCCTTCGCTACCATCTTCCTTGGCCTTGGAAATAGTGTTGGTAAAAACCTTTTTGTTGCAAGTTTTACATGCATTGTAAAACCATGAGTCTTCTGAAGCAAAGCTTTTAATTGTTCCAAGTATAATAACAAACTTTTCCAGCATACATATTTGTATTTAAGTGAATTACAGGAATTTTCTAAAATAAAGGGTATATCAATAAAATACTATTAAACGTAATATTACTTCTGATATTCCGGTTAATGCTCCAATTGTACTGAAGGAAATATCAGAAAGATACTCCTCAGCCATTGACTTCATAACAGGGGAACTCAAACCAGAGTAACCGGAAGACGTTGACGTATTCATCTGAGCAAGGAAACTGTACAGAAATAATGCCATTTTTTAGACTAATATGTACATAAAGTAGACTATAAAACAAAAACGTAATAAGATTACGTGCCTTCTTTTAAATTCCAAAATCTCGGGAATTTCAGTGTTTATGAACACTCGAGTTACAGTATACAAATTGGATACGAACAAATTTCCTGTACAGttatatgaaagtataaaaaaACATATAGTTCAACAATTTAatatgaagtttttttttttaaattgacaATCAATATAAAAAAATACCTCCCCAAAAACGGTACTTGCCAAACTGAACAACCACAACAACATTTTTTTCATCCTTATGTTCTCTTTGAAATTCAATAATCTGATCAGTATAAACCCCCCACAGAGTAACGTAAATCTGCTGGTGTCTACAACAAACAGTTTATAGAGTTTGGTTAGAAGGTGTaaacaaaaaaatatttaataaagcGAATTAAATTTATGTATGTAGTAGACGGTACTGCAAATCCTCCAGAATAAAGGTAGCCTTCTTCTCATCTTTCCCGTTATTATTTTCAGTCTTCTCCTCTGACGGAAGACACTTCACCACAAAACCGATAACGTCTACATAATGTACAAACAGAACTATAATTAAAACAACGTCAAATCTAaaaaagatttaatattaattatgCAATAAAACATTTTGTTAAAACGTACCAATAGGGCTTTTGAATGACTTGCCGTCATTATCAGGGTCTTCAACAACTGACTCAAATGGAGAAAAATCAAATCCCCATTCAGCACCAACAGGTTCGGCAGATTGCTCGACAATGGTGTTCTCATTTAGATTTATCTTGAACGAACTATGAACGTATTTCACTTTCTGACGGTTTTCTCCAAGAGAAGGATTACGAATAGTTAAACACTGATTTTCTTTCAGCAAATGCTCGTAAGCAGTAGTGTTTTTTTGTAAAACGAAAGCCTGCATTTTGGTGCCCTACACCAAGACATTGTATAAATAAAAATTCATAAAACATAATAACACGTTAGAATCATAATAAAATATGATGTGATTCAGACAATAAGAAAACCTCCTGATCCATGAATATCATGTCGTAGCAATAAACCTTCCTAGGATTGTTAAAAGAAGGTCTTGTCCATAGCCGAACAATACGGATTCTTATAGTGTAATCATCAACATTAAGATCAACATTATTTAGAAGCGTTATAGCTGCCAGTTCCATTTCTGaaatcaaaaaataaaataacatcaCATTATAAACATTTAATATATAAATCAATTAAGACAGGTTTGTAAAGAACATAatttgttatataataaaaacaatAACCATGTGAAATGTATTGTAACTCTGCAAACTCTTACCAGAAGTAATGCAGTCAAATTATACCAAGTCCGTAGCTGGGTTGTGTATGAAACATAAGTAATTAGACTTATTTATAACAAAAGACACAAAATACTTTTGGAAAcgaattttttaattttaattataaatAGTCAACCTttactaaattaaaaaaataccCGTAAAATAAAGAATTATGGTTGACCAGTTTCCTTAATTCTGAAAATCATTAAAAGGAAGGacatattttgtttttaaaataaaaatatatgatTGAACAGTTTCCAAAATTAAATACAATAGTGTGTGCGACCAAAAAAACAAATAATGACATCCATTCATAATTCATACATACGAAATAACAACTGCAAATAGAAACTATAGTACCTAAACAACCTATACTAACAGTAATAATTATAACAATTATACTATATCCACTACCTATACtaagaaataaaaataaagatcGATTACAACCAACACTATGTATAACAGCGGATAAAACATTTAGTAGCTAATACCATAAATATCAAAGGTAAAAATGCATTTACCATTAGCCGTTTCAATCCTAACGTCAAAGGTTTTGTTGGATATCGATATCGTGTATATTAGATCAATGATTGTATAACGTCAATACGAAAGGTTACCGGGGTTGATAAATTAACGTATGACCTGTAAGATAAACAACAAAACAACTTATAACTTtagttttaatataaataaaGAGCTAAATAAAGGCTTTAAGATAGATAAATTAAATAAATGACTTACATAAAAATGAGATGAGATGTGGTGATGAAAAATGATTCGGATCAACTTTAATTAAGAAATTAATCTTAATTGAGTCTTGATGTAATAACAATACACGGTCAGTCAAAAAAAGTTAAGATGATACAGGTtcagttaacaaaaaaaaaaaaaaaccctctgtTGAAGAAGCAACCGGTGTGAGAGTTTTGATGGAGTTTTTAAGAGGGGTCGGTGACATTGTCGAGGAGTATAAGAAAATGCTATCACTAAGCATTCCCGGACACTCCTCGACAACATCACCGACACATCCATCTTTTaagcaaaaccctaaaaatgGTTGCTAATTCGACAGAGAGTTTTTCTTATTAAGTTGAACATGTATCATCTAAACCGTATTTGACATATCCTTTGTGTATAGCTCACTTCCTTAATAGCTAAAAGCGTGTCATTTACATCATCAACAACATCCTGAAAACTCCCATTAATAGGTGTTTAGAAAAGGTAATAAAATTACATATGTATTTTGTATAATTAAGCATCTTACTACAAAAAACGTGAAACAATTATACAAAATTTAATACTTCAAACGATATAAAACGATAAATTTAGTGAAATTGTAACAGAAATAGCATTCGAGTAACTAAATTCTATGTAGCATTAGTGAAAACAAACCAGGAATACATATAAGCAATAAGCATATGTAGCATTATCGTAAAGGTGTGACTTATACATAATACATAACgtaacacataatcaagaaattTAAATAAACAGTATTGAAAAGTTATTACAATTGGAAATAGgtattttatcaaaattttgatgaTAACATTGTACACAttggatttttaataatttaatattatcatttacaaatcaattttattggttaaaataaaaaataacaaaaattaacaTGTACTATTTTGATATTGAAAACCATAACAATGTTGAAAACAAAGAAACCGTAAAAAGTTAAAATATATACTAATGATAAAGGAAAAAACAACATCGAAAGAGTCAAAAAACTAAATACGACCACTAACGTAAGGTACAACCTTTTCAACAATTAGCACTTGATCATTTTCGTCAAAACAATAGTCAACGGTGTCACGGACCTTAATTCCAGCAGTTTTCATGAACTTAGACCATCGCGTTAACGCATATCGAAGACCGTTATGTGTCCTTTCACGTCTTGTACCATTGGTAAACTGAAGTGGAGGTTCCAGATTCAAAAGTCTGACGGTTATATCTTTCAAACAAATATTAAGTTTGGCCATTTCAGAGACACGATCGGGAAGGATCTGTATTGTTAACAAAacataattaataaaaaaaaaacggaTTATAAATAACGAAATGaatctaattaaaaaaaaaatattaatagaTCTTACAAAATCGGTACCAACGGTACGGGAAAACCGATACACACGACTATGTGGTTCTTCATAAATTTCATTCAAAGCATCAATAGGAGGAACTAAAGGCTGTAAATTAAATAACACATTTAGTGCAATATATTACattattaaattaacaattgtAACATATAATAACAAAATGTAACCTTACCACATCAACATCTACATCATGAAAGTTCTTTTCAACACAATTTTTTCCAAATACTTTTAAGTTAAAATCATTACCAAAATACTTTGTAAATATCAAAAAACAACCAGGCTCTAAATGTAACAAACTAACAATAACGTCGATACCAGCGGTAAATCCGATTTTACCGCCATACGTTTCAATCCTAACATGAAACGGATTGTTGTTTATCATTATAGTGGATATTAAATCAATGGATGTAGAAAAGGTTTCCGGCAGGATAACTTCAGGTATTAcctataaaaacaataattaaatCATATAAGATAACTATTTTTAATATCAACAAATATAAACAGAAATACTTTAAGATGCTTAAAAGTAAATGATAACTTACATAAAAATGCGATGATGTACGTAGGAGATAAGTCCAAAAAGAGCTACCGCTAACACCATCAGTGAAATGGGTTAATTTAAACGTAGTGCAATCGATGGGGTTGAATACTATAAAACATCCTTCTGATAGTCCCAAATGTTGTGTTACATTGGACCATtcataaaaaaggaaaaaatttcCTTTAGAGTAGGTTAACCCTACATTAAAAATGCGGCCATCATCAGTATGTATGTCCACATTAATAGGGCCCATATCAACACCCCACAGCTTGCAAGCAGCATCAGAAGGAATAGACTAACAAACCAAAAAGTGGAAGATGAGAAATAATTagagaaaaaaattataaaaaagtaatataaaaaaagtgtaacaaatttaatttaataataacaaCAGAAAGTATGAAATATTATTTACCAGCATTATCTCATCTGCTTTTTTCATATGCCTACAGAAACAGGGTTCTCTGATACTGATTTTAAAAATAGAATGTTAGTAaacatttttatatattattgttCGAAACAAATGATACAGAATGAAAGAACAATAAACAAACAATACAGATATATATATACcttaatgaagaagaagatgaccCAGACATATTCTAAACCTGCATTCCAGTATGAAAAAATTAACATAAGGAAGAAAATTAAAAGTGATGTATCGGTTTAGGTCTATGAGTAatacataaaaattaaaaacagtTTAGGATTATGAGTAACAATAAAATTGTATAACAAAAGAAGACATTAACTAAACATAAACAACAGATATTGGATGAAATTCAAATTTAGGGTTTTTAGAACAGAAAAAATTCTTATACTATATAATCGTTTAAATCTATGATAAtcaatcaaaacatatacaaaaaaacttgcaacaaataaatataaacaacaGATCGATGATGACAATAGGATTAGGGTTTGTACAACAGAGAAATTACAATCGATTTACGGCTAGGATTAACAATCACAAACAAAATCTATACATAAAACAACAGATCTATGCTAACCATGTTTCTAGCACAGAGAAATTACAATCGATTTAGGGCTAGGAGTAACAATCACAATCAAAATAATTACCTAAAACAACAGATCTATGCTAACAATACGATTATTAGAGTTTCTAGAACAGAAAAATTACAATCGATTTAGGGCTATGATTAACAATCACAAACAAAATCTATACCTAAAACATACAGTTATTAAACATAAACAACAGATCTATAATTAAATGCCGATTACACCAAAATTTTAAAAAGCAATACTTACAGATGTCGATATGGATTAACGAAAAAAAGACCCGAAATAGATGGATGAAAAGACAGAcgaagatgaagatgatgcagAAAACAAATCTTTACATGAACTTCACTGCGAAAATGGATTGATATATGGAACGATATGATTACAGAGAAATGAAGAGAGAAAGCGGTGTTAGGGTTTGGGTAATGAAAGGCATTGAATTGAATTGAATAGAATGAATATTCGTTTTATATAAAGAGCGCGTATGAAAGGAAAAAGAAGAGCCCGCCTTTGGCTGAATTATCAGGCTTTTGAGCaatgccacatcatcaaaatgatTGGCTAAGATTAAACCTTGTGGCTAAAGAGAATtcatttagtataatagatagattcGCGACATTAAAGTCGGTTTAAATAAAACGGTTTCTGGAATTCATAACAATCACGAAGACAGCCCAGTTGGTTGTGACGTCGTATGAGAACCGAGAGATACCGGGTTCGATCCCTGTTCAGCGCGGTTCAaccttatttttttattaacagctagactaactaactgggttagccactaactgagttttctaactcagttagtgctgccctttgatAATATTAACCCAGTTAGCTGAAATAACTGGGTTTTCACTAACGGGGTTAGTTTAATTAACCAAAATACtcaaaatcataaaaaatcagtttttaatatttatttatttaattttaattattagtttatttatttaaaatattaataaaataatataaaaattagtttaacccaaattttgatatttttaccgaattaacgtataaattcccaattttcgtacggtttagggtaatctcttggcaacgatgaatttaagagTTGAGATTAAGATGTAATTTCTCTGTTTTTACgcgtttaacatagtttcaacatgttatcaattgtttcgacaatacatagcattcaaacacaattatggataaaatcatgcattttcattatgatttcaagtctcgagtacaatttgggaatagaatcaaataccacaaaggtacaacttacaaaaatagaaagtacaattagacttgccaaaaatggaaagatcgaaAATAGGAGATGTCacattttaattactggagataaacctcgaaagccattgaaatttatctcagtaatgaaattggctagttattcgagaaaacaggaaatggtgtatatgatttcagtaatcattaacactaaagataaggaacttcaggacatccccgtagtctcagaatacccagatgtttttccagaagaattacctggattaccacctgatagagaagtagagtttagaattcatttaattccaggtactgcaccaatagctaaagcaccctatagattagcacctactgaaatgttagaattgaaaaagcaattagatgaattgttaagcaaaggattcatacaaccaagttcatccccttggggtgcaccggtactgtttgtgaaaaagaaagatggatcgatgagaatgtgtatcgattatagagaattgaataaggttacgattaagaatcgatacccattacctaggattgatgatcttttcgatcaattacaaggagctaggtacttctcaaagatagatttaagatccggataccatcagttgaaagtacaagaggaagatatacctaaaactgccttcagaactaggtatggtcattatgagtttacagtcatgccctttggattaatgaatgccccagcagcattcatggacatgatgaatcgaatctgtaaaccatacttggacaaatttgtaatcgttttcatcgacgatatacttatttactccaaaagccaaaaggaacattgtgagcatttacacgttcccttaactctgttaagaaaagaaaggctttatgccaaattctcaaagtgtgaattttggctgcaagaagtacaattcttaggtcatgtggtaaatcatgaaggtatccatgtagatcctgctaagatagaagccattacgaaatggaaagttccacaaactgctatggagataagaagttttctaggcttagctggatactatagacgatttatcaaagatttttctaaaatagccgtacctttaactaagttaacctgtaaagctgctaagtttgaatggggacctagacaagaagaagcctttaagattttaaagcatagattgacgaatgcaccaatcttagctttacctgaaggaacagaagactttgaagtatattgtgatgctttaaaattaggctatggatgtgtgttaatgcaacgcaagaaggtaattgcgtatgcttctagacaattgaaaacgcacgaagaaaattatacgactcatgatctagaattaggagccaaaatttttgcccttaagatatggagacattatctgtatggaagtaagtttactgtttatacagatcataaaagtttaagatatatatttgggcaaaaagagttaaacatgaggcaaagaagatggatggagatgctaagcgattacgactgtgatatccaatatcacgaatgaaaggcaaatgtagttgcagatgccttaagtcgtaagtatcatgagaaacagaaacgagtccgtgctctgaggttaaatctacaagtagatttaatggcacaaattaaagaaattcagaaaacagcaatccaagacgatgctgaaggaatgaaaggttacctaaaagaactagaacaaggaaatgatggaatttggaaattccataagaaacgaatttgggtacctaagcaaggagagttaagaaataaaattttagaagaagctcataaatctaggtataccatgcacccaggaaacaataaaatgtatcaagatttaaggaataatttctggtggataggaatgaaaaaggatatagccgaatatgtatccacgtgcttaacttgttcacaagttaaagctgaacaccagaaaccttcaggactactacaacagttagaaatgcctgtatggaaatgggaactcataacaatggattttgttaccaagttacccagaaccagaagaggtaatgatgctatttgggtaattgtcgatcgattaaccaaatcagctcattttctaccaataaaagaaacctttagcatgggaaggttagcacaactgtacgtggacgaagtagtatccctacatggagtcccgctctccattgtatcggatagagatagtcgt
Coding sequences:
- the LOC110931186 gene encoding replication protein A 70 kDa DNA-binding subunit B; translated protein: MALFLYSFLAQMNTSTSSGYSGLSSPVMKSMAEEYLSDISFSTIGALTGISEFVIILGTIKSFASEDSWFYNACKTCNKKVFTNTISKAKEDGSEGYDEVTVLECQTDRCNKRTVVSVPRIKLLIRVQDCTGIVTLTLFEREVVKLLNVNANQLLDNNMELASEGNFPSELRALINRRFAFKIAIGSFNINKKLDGYSVSKLTENPSIIKDLDAADDEPLGPHASNPTPIVNVNIQDSVSRVVDEDTPMSNLNNSIFTTPFGAHISCSSKMLDNELKRNLEAVYDVDICSSQSSTKPRQGDCENNEGLKMKAKLED